CTCGTTTGGCAACTTTGATGGGCGCATTGCTCCTTGTGAGCCGATGGACTGGTGGCCAGCACATACAAAAATAGGGCATGATGTGTGGTTTGGCACTGGGGTTTTTATCCCTGGGGCGCATGATGTCAGCATCGGCACAGGTGCTGTGGTGGCTGGTAAGGCTGTAGTTACAAAGGATATCCCAGCCTACGCCATAGCAGCTGGCAATCCAGCTAAGGTAGTAAAAATGCGCTTTAGCGATGAAATAATCGCTGATTTGCTCTCTAGCAAATGGTGGGAGTATGACCTAAACTACTTTTATGCAAAAACCGGTATAAAAGTGCCTATGAACGATATAAAGGCTTTTTTAAGCTTTTTGGCTGAGCATAAAGAAAACTTAGAAAACTCTCGTTTTAGCTGTGCTAAGCAAGTAGCTAGCTGTGATGGCAAAAGCTTGCAAATTAAAAACTTGGAATAAAAATGAAAGAAGCACTAAAAAGCCATGGACTTTTGCTATATGGCAATTCTTTTGTAAATAATTTTGTCTTTGAAAGGCCTTTTGCCCTTTGGGGTGGCTGCAGAGTCCAAAACTGCGTTGGGGGGGGGGTATAGCTATATAAACGCTAACTCCGTGCTAGAAAATACAATAATAGGCAGATATAGCTGCGTGGCTCATAATGTAACTATCGGTGCCCTGCGCCATGAGTCTACTAGCGTGGCTATGACTAGTGTAAAGGCTTTTGTAGATGAGGGCGTGGGTGCTACTTGCGAGCCCATAGCAGAGCC
The nucleotide sequence above comes from Campylobacter magnus. Encoded proteins:
- a CDS encoding CatB-related O-acetyltransferase, which produces MAQGLGILEFLGILEFSPILALGILEFLKSLQRENMQEIKKNYGLILKGGNITLSDFTFERPFALLGNNLLVKVIGGGYSYISTSSVLRNASIGRYCSIGDNVCVGVGKHALSWASTASMTSTSFMFDDICSFGNFDGRIAPCEPMDWWPAHTKIGHDVWFGTGVFIPGAHDVSIGTGAVVAGKAVVTKDIPAYAIAAGNPAKVVKMRFSDEIIADLLSSKWWEYDLNYFYAKTGIKVPMNDIKAFLSFLAEHKENLENSRFSCAKQVASCDGKSLQIKNLE